A stretch of DNA from Pyxicephalus adspersus chromosome 5, UCB_Pads_2.0, whole genome shotgun sequence:
GACTATAAAACCAAAATGATTTTAGATGGAATAAAACTGACATTGACATTTGGTAAATTTAAAGGACAACTTGTTTCTCTGTGGCAAGTTCTTTTCTCAGAATATTTTAGCGTGCAATTAAGGCAAACTTTCATTGATTCTTACAAAGCTGGAAGTATTTCATTAGACGAATTGTCTAGAAAAGTGGAAGCAGAGATTAAACATGCAGTATCCTCCACCAAAGTCACATTTGAAGGTCTTAGAGAATCTGTGACTCCTGGGCAGCTGTTGGAGTCAGAAATTATTGACAAGAACTTGTTCGATAAACTGCAGCAAGGTGAAGCTTCCGCAAAGGATGTGGTCAATATCGACACAGTTAAGAAATACCTGCAAGGTACTGGAAGTATAGGTGGATTAATCCTAGCAGATACTCAAGAAAAGATCAGCATCTATcaagcaaaaagaaaaggctttCTAAGGCCTGGGACCTCCTTAATTCTTCTTGAAGCCCAAGCAGCAACAGGATATATCATTGATCCGGTGAAAAATAAGAAGCATTCAGTGGATGAGGCTCTCAAGTCAAATATTATCGGGCCAGAATATTATGAAAAACTTTTGTCAGCAGAAAAATCAGTCACCGGATATAAAGATCCATACACAGGTGAAAAAGTTTCCTTGTTTCAAGCGATGAACAAAGGTTTAATTGTCAAAGAACATGGCATTAGGCTCCTTGAGGCCCAGATTGCAACTGGCGGCATCATTGACCCCATAAATAGCCACAGAATCCCAGTCGAAGTTGCCTACAAGCGAGGTTATTTTGACAAGAAAATGAATCTAATTTTGACAGATCCAAGTGATGATACTAAAGGGTTCTTTGATCCAAACACACATGAAAATCTCACCTATCTACAGCTGAAAGAGAAATGCATTACAGAGCCATCAACCAATCTTTGTCTCCTACCTTTGGTCAGCAAGAAGCACCAATTCACCATTAATGACTACGTCAGAGATTCTTTGAGAAATGTGGAGATTTTTGTCAGATATGGAAGATTCCGAGGCCAAACTGTATCTGCATGGGTTCTCATCAACTCCGAGTACTTGAGTGAGTGGAGAAGGAGAGAACTGTTGGAACAATTTAGACTAAAAAAATTGACCATCGAACAAATTGTTATCGTCATTGAAGAGGAAATCAAGAAATGGACAGAGATCCGTGTTCCAGCATTAAGGGGACAGGTGAACATTTATGATCTGTTTGAATATGAGATCATTGAAAAAGAACTGCTCGAGCAAGTCCTAGAAGGAAAAGTTACAGTAGAAGAtgtgtttaaaatgaacaaagtTCAGAAGTACTTGCAAGGATCAGGTGTCCTTGGTGGAGTCATAATACAACCCTCCAAAAAGAAGGTCAGTTTTTTTGaagcaacaaaaaataacattttgctgcCTAGCACTATTTTACCGTTGCTAGAAGCTCAGGCTGCTACTGGATACATCGTAGATCCAGTGAATAACCAGAAATTGTCAGTTGATGAAGCTTTCAAGGCAGGTGTTGTCGATCCACAGATTTATGAGAAACTTGCTTCTGCAGAAGAAGCTGTAACAGGATACAAAGATCCATTTTCAGGGGAGAAAATCTCCCTTTACCAAGCCATGAAAAAAGGACTTGTTGAAGAAAACCATGCCAAACAGCTTTTAGAGGCCCAGCTAGCTACTGGAGGAGTCATTGATCCAATACACGGCTTCCACCTGCCAGATTCTGTGGCCAAGAAACACGGTTATCTTAGTGAGGAGCTCCTTGAAGATCTCTCCCATTCTACAGATGATACAAAATCATTTTACGATCCAACTACCAAAGAAAAGGTCACCTACTCTGAACTTCTCAGTCGGTCACATCAAGATGAATCCACTGGCCTTTATTTGCTTCAACTGCCCCAAAATTTTGCAGAGGTTccagtacaaaatatatattctgatgAAGAAATCCGTCAACTCTTGAAGACCACCAGGATTGAAGAGCGAAATGTCACAGTCTGGGACCTGATCCATTCTGGATTTTTTACAGAAGAACAGAGATTTGAAATCCTGGAAAAATTTAAAGCTAAGAAAATTACGCTTCAGGAGCTGATCACCGAAATCCTGCAAATAGTCcgaatgaatgaaataaaaaagacaactCACATTTATTTTCAGGGACTTAGAGGAAAAGTCCCTGTTGTATGGCTCCTAGACCTAGGTATtattacacagaaaatgtttgatgaaCTTATCCAGGGCGTCAGGTCTGTTGAGGAGATTTCCCAAATAGATGAGGTGAAGAAAAGTTTACAAGGCACCGGTTCCATCTCTGGAGTATACCTGCCATCCACAAAAGAAAAGCTGAGCATTTATCAAGCCTTGAAAAAGAATTTACTTCTTCCTGCCAATGCCATAATGCTTCTAGAAGCTCAAGCCGCAACAGGATTTGTCATAGATCCAGAAAAGAATGACAAGTATACAGTTGACGACGCAGTGAAAGCTGGGGTTGTAGGCCCTGAACTTCATGAAAAACTTTTGACTGCCGAAAGTGCAGTAAGTGGATACACCGACCCTTACACAGGGAATAAGATATCTTTAGGTCAAGCAATCCAGAAGAAACTTATACCACATAAGGAAGGTATTCCACTCCTTCAAGCCCAGTTGGCAACTGGTGGAATAATTGATCCTCTTCATTGCCATTATGTGCCATTACAACAGGCATATAAATTTAGCTTTTTGGATGAGGAAATATCGAAACAAACCACAAACCAGGTACTCTATGTTGATCCTAACACCAAAGAAAAAATAAGCTATGAGCAATTGAAAGAGAGATGTTACAATGACCCAGAGACCGGCTTGCTGCTTTTACCGCTGTCAGAGACTGCTGCTTTTTATGCTGAAGGACACATCATTGATGTTTTCAAATCATGTACAGTTACGCCGACAGCAGGAAGGTTTAAAGGCCAAACAGTGTCTCTTTGGGAACTTCTCAATTCAGAGTACGTCAGTGCAGATAAACTTAAAGAATTTCTACTGAAATACAAAACCAGCAGTTCTGAAGCTTTACAGGAAATCATAAGAACCATCACCACCATCTTTGAGGAAACAGATGCAGCAAGCACCCAGATCAAGTTCAAAGGTCTTCGCAAGCAAGTATCTGCAAGTGATCTTTTCCAGTCAGAGGTCATAGACAAGAAGACTCTCGATGAGCTTAACCTTGGGAAGAAGACCATAGATGAAGTAACAGAAATGGATGCTGTTAAACGCTACCTGGAAGGAACAAATAGTATTGCTGGAGTTCTTCTTCAGGCCACAAACAAAAAGATGAGTATTTATGAGGCAATGCTCAAAGGCATTTTGAGACCTGGTACTGCTTTGGTACTCCTAGAAGCCCAGGCAGCCACAGGCTTTATCATTGATCCAGTTAAGAACGAGAAGCTGTCGGTTGATGAAGCATTTGCTAAGGGTCTAATAGGGTCTGATGTACATGCCAAGCTCCTGTCTGCAGAGCAAGCTGTAACAGGGTATACAGATCCATATGATGAAAAGAGAATTTCCCTATTTCAAGCCATGCAAAAATATCTTATCGTTGAGAGCCACGGTATCCGTCTACTAGAAGCCCAGATTGCCACAGGTGGTATTATTGACCCAGTCCACAGCCACAGAGTTCCTGTAGAAGTAGCGTACAAACGAGGCTACTTCAATGAAGACATGAACACAATTTTGACAGATCCCAGTGATGATACTAAAGGCTTCTTTGACCCCAATACACATGAGAACCTTACTTATATGCAACTGGTAGAAAGATGCATTCAAGATCCTGAAACTGGACTGTATTTATTGCAAGTTGTAAAGAGAGGTGAAAACTACTTCTATATCACTGAAAAAATGAAAGCGGATTTACAATCGAGATCTATTGGACTTCCATTTGGAAGATTTGCCAATCAAACTGTGTCCATCTGGGAAATACTCACTTCTCATTACATTACAGACCTAAAAAGAAGAGAGCTAGTGAGACTGTACACCTTGGGAGTACTCAGCATAGAGCAGCTTATTTCCAGCATCACCACAGTTATAGAAGAATATGAGTCCAACATCAGTAACCTAAAACTAAAGGGAATCCGTGGAGAAGTAAGCGCTACCGATTTGTACAATGCAGACATAATTGATCGCAAGACTTTAAATGACCTGAAAGAAGGTAAAATCTCTGTGGAAGCAGTTTCTGAAATGGATTCTGTTAAAAGATACTTGAAAGGAACAAGCTGCATTGCTGGAGTTTTATCTCTGCCCACCAATGAAATGCTCAGTATCTTTGAAGCTATAAATAGAGGTATTCTATCTAAAGACATTGGTCTGATTCTACTACAAGCCCAAGCTGCCACTGGCCACCTTATTGACCCCATAAAGAACCAAGTGCTTTCCATTTCTGATGCAGTTTCTCAAGGTCTGGCTAACGCCGATGTTCAAGAACAGCTTGAAATTGCTGAAAGAGCAGTTAGTGGATTTAAAGATAGGAAGTCTGGGAACACGTTTTCACTTTTCCAAGCCATCAAGAAAGGAATTGTGCCAAAAGGGCAAGGAATTTCACTCCTGGACGTCCAGTTAGCAACTGGGGGTGTCGTAGACCCAGTTTACGGCCATAGACTTCCTCTGCATGTAGCGTACCAAAGGGCTCATCTGGATGAAGACTTTTACCTTCTCATCTCAGACTCTGAAAAGAAAGGATTTGTAGACCCTAATACTCATGAAAGAATTACATATAAAAACTTGCTGGAAAGATGTGTCAAAGACCAAAAAAATGGACTTTATTTGCTTCCACTGACTGAAAAGCATGATGATTACTTTTTCATTGATGAGCCAACAAAAAATCTTCTAGTAGAAACCCATGTAACAATGAACAGTGGCAAGTTCAAAGGTCAGGATATTTCCCTATGGGAACTTTTGAGCTCCAGCTATATCTCTGAAGAGAAGAGAAAGCAGCTTATCAAGGTATATAAAACTAATACATCTTCAACACTTAAGGACATTATAAGTGCCATCATATCAACTATTGAAGAAAAGGAGAAAGGGCAAACAGACATTTGGTTCCAGGGACTAAGGAAACAAGTCACCGCAGCAGAACTACTTGATGCTGAAATTATCAACCAAGATACCCTCGATGGCTTAAAGAAAGACTTGCAGACTGTGAATGAAGTTGCAAATATAGATTCCATTAGACGATACCTTGAAGGTACTAGCTGCATTGCAGGGGTTCTTATGCCTTCAAAACTTGACCCCACcaagaaagaaaaggtgaataTCTATAATGCTATGCTAAGACGTGTTCTGAGACCTGGGACAGCCCTTGTTCTTCTGGAAGCCCAGGCTGGTACTGGCTTTGTTATTGACTGCATACAAAACCGTAGACTTTCTGTCGATGAAGCATTATCAGCTGGGGTCATCGGATATGAAATTTATGACAAACTTCTGTCTGCAGAAAGAGGAGTTACAGGCTACAAGGATCCTTACACTGGTGAAAAAATTTCCTTGTTCCAAGCCATTCAGAAAGATCTGATTGTAAAGGAGCATGGTATACGCCTACTGGAAGCCCAGATTGCTACAGGTGGCATCATAGACCCTGTGCACAGCCATCGTGTCCCTGTTAAAGTGGCTTATAAAAGGGGCTTCTTTGATGAGGAAATGAACCAGATACTTTCAGATCCTTCTGATGACACAAAAGGCTTCTTTGACCCAAATACTCATGAGAACCTTACCTACCTGCAACTGCTCCAAAGATGCACTCAAGACCCAGATACTGGATTGTATTTGCTAGAACTTAAAGACAGTAAGTTCTCCCCAGCACAGATCCAAAATAAATTGCAATCTAGTTTTATTCAGGTTGCTGTTGGAGAGTTACAAGGAAAGAATGTTTCCATCTGGGAGCTTCTGAACTCTAAATACTTCTCAGCTGAGAAGCGAGAGGAACTGCTGAAAAAATTTGAATCTGGCACTTTAACGATTGAGGAAATTATGGCTATAACTATTAAAATACTGAATGAAACAGAGCAAACATTATCTCATGAAGAAACAGAGGTGCGTCAAGCTGATACCACTGATTCCACTGATTCAGAAGATAAAATAATGACCTGGCTCCAGACAGAAAAGGTAGACATGTCTGTGGGTGACTTCAAGGGACAGCGAGTGTCTGTATGGGACCTCCTGAATTCTCGTTACATTTCACAAGAAAAACTAAAGGAAATTTTAGAAAAGATACAATCTGGGACTTTGACCATACAAGAAATTATCACAATTCTCATTACCATCATCACAGAAATGGAAACAACAGAAGTGGTTCAAAAGAGTTCACCTGTACCAGTCAATCAGCTAGAGAAGTCTGATCATTTTGTAGAAGATGATGAGATTGAGAAAGCTTTAAGGAACATCAGTATTCAAGTCACAAAAGGTCAGTATGGTGGACAAGAGGTTTCCGTGTGGGATATGCTTAATTCCAGATATATTCCTAAAGATATCAAACAAGAACTGTTAGAAGAGTACAAACTGACTATccaagacattgtggaattggtgGTACATTCTATCAAAGAGACTGAACAACAAAGAAAATTGAAACCAGAATACAATTTGAAGGTGGAAGTTTACAATGTTCTAAAGACTGTGCAAATTGAAGTAACTGAAGGGGAATTCAAGGGTCAGAAACATTCTGTATGGGATCTTTTAAATTCCAGATACTTCTCAGAAGAAAAAAGACGTGAGCTACTTGAGCAGTTTAACTCTGGCACAATAAGTATAGATGAACTAAGTACAACTATAACTACTGTTATAAAAGAGACTGAAGAACGCAGTAAAAAACTGAAATTCAAAGGGCTCAGGAGACAAGTCACTGCAACTGAACTACTTACATCTGAAATTATTGACCAGAATACACTAAGAGAGTTGGCTCAAGGACAAAAGACTGTAGAGGAGGTGACTCAAATGGACAGTGTGAAGAGATACTTGGAAGGAACAAGCAGTATAGCTGGAGTACTGGTTCCCTCTCCCAGAGATCCCACAAAGAAGAATAGGATGAGCATTTATGATGCTATGTTGAAGAACATCCTAAGACCAGGGACAGCTCTTGTTCTTCTAGAGGCTCAGGCAGCCACTGGATTTGTCATTGACCCTGTGAAAAACAAGAAACTGTCAGTAGATGAAGCTTCAACAGCTGGTTTAATTGGGCATGAACTTCATGCAAAACTTCTTTCTGCAGAAAAAGCAGTAACTGGCTACACTGACCCATATACTGGTGACAAAATCTCTCTTTTCCAAGCTATTCAGAAAGACCTCATTGTAAAAGATCACGGTATTCGTTTGCTGGAAGCCCAGATTGCCACTGGGGGCATCATGGACCCAGTACACAGTCACAGAGTCCCTGTGGAAGTGGCCTATAAACGTGGCTACTTTGATGAAGAGATGAATCAGATTCTTTCAGATCCAAGTGATGACACAAAAGGATTCTTTGATCCCAACACTCATGAAAACCTTACCTACCTGCAATTACTTAGCCGATGTGTTCAGGACCCAGAAACTGGATTGTACATGTTAACAATGAAGGACAAGCAAACAATCTTAGCAGAAAAGGCCTTTGAAATTAGTCTGCAGTCCCTAAATGTTCAAATTGATGTTGGACAGTATAAAGGACAGACTGTGTCCTCTTGGGAACTTCTCTACTCCAAGTATTTTACAGAAGAAAAGAGACAGTTACTTCTGAATAAGTACAAATCAAAGACTATAACAGTTGAAGAATTTATTTCAAGCATTAAATTGGCTGTCCAAGAATGGGAAGAACAGGACAGAAGCCAGACTGTTGATGGACTTAGCCAAGGGGAAGCAGACAAAGATGTTACTGAAGACAAAAAGAAGCGTCTCCAGTCTGAATTTGTTGAGATTACCAAGGGTAAACTCCAGGGCCAGAAGCTTTCTGTCTGGGACCTTCTCAACTCTGATAATATTGAAGTAGGTAAAAAAGATGAATTCCTACAAAAGTATTTCTCAGGTGTCCTGCCTTTAGAAGAAATTGTTAAAATCATCAATAcaattattacagaaagagacaAGAGAGATACTACCATTGCGAAAAAAGAAGTCTATGATAATTCTGTTTCAAAACCACTGCAAAATCAGCAAGCAGATACACTTGAAGACCATAAAGCTTTAAGCGCTTTTACTGTTCACATAGAAGCTGAAGAGTTTCAGGGTAAACAAGTGTCTCTGTGGGAAGTGCTCCACTCAAAATATATCTCAAATGATAGCCGCAATATCCAGTTAAGAAAGCATCAAGATACTGTAGAAAAACTTAAACAGAGAATCATGAAATTAATTGAGGATGCTGAAACAAAAACTGGAATGGAAGTTCAACAGAAATTGGAACTCAAGTTTGTAGAGGTCAACACTGGGGAATTTAAAGGGCAAAAAGTTTCTCTCTGGTCTCTTCTCCACTCCAAGTACATCACTGAGGAAAAACGAAATGAACTTCTAGAAAAATACAAGTCAGGAACTTTAACAGCTGATGagattttaaaaattattctcaCTATAATTgaagagacagaaaaaagacGTGAAATGAAGTTTAAAGGTTTACGTCGGCAGGTGACAGCCTCTGAACTGCTCCAGTCGGAAATCATTGACCAGAAGACTCTGGATGAACTGACTCAGGGCAGCAAGACTGTAGAAGAGGTCACGCAGATGGACTCGGTGAAGAAATATCTTGAAGGATCTAATAGCATTTCAGGAGTGTTTGTTACATCAAAGACTGATCCTtcccaaagaaaaaaactgaccATCTATGATGCCATGATAAAAGGTATACTAAGACGGGGAACAGCTTTGATTCTTCTTGAAGCACAGGCAGCCACAGGATTTGTGATCGATCCTATTCAGAACAAAAAGTTTTCTGTAGAGGAAGCCTTAACTGCA
This window harbors:
- the EPPK1 gene encoding epiplakin: MEHKGDHKHTVKETVSKVEKHVIHHQSSHASSSHSHHESRTHHVTSHVNGTNSHHVTSQINGSVSNQETLQAAEPIMVTSSIGGFFVSKTKEKIGIYQALQKKLVSEEVAVALLEAQAATGHIIDPSNNQKLTVEAAVQRGIVGPEYQQKLLLANSAATGYKHKEETISLFQAFKKGLVGKSDTCRLLQAQIATGGIINFINGSRVPASEAFKLNYIDENLFKTLTGPSEFSLCYPDPNTKEDSSYQELVSQSFTDSKTELVLLTLQESLQGLRKSVTLEQLLRAHIITQVQYDEIKEGKQTIQKVGGLQEVQQYLKGSSSVGGVYVESTKEKISIYQALKKNLLQTDCEVSLLEAQAASGFIIDPTKNKTFTVTEALQEEVVGFDLKEKLLNAERAVTGFNDPYTGKKISLFQAIKKELIDRNLGLNLLQVQLATGGIIDPFHSFHIPLEIAYKRGLLDEDTAKLLTNPADIIHGFIDPNTEEWVTYQELRSRSTFDPDSNTYFFPLKLSFNGIRGKVTSDELLNSQIIDQTTYENLQQGKLSVQDVAEQKKVKSYLQGTGLITGVADISTNEIKSIYQAMKEHLLMPGTSIALLEAQAATGYLIDPLKNLKFTVHDAVKNGLIGPELYEKLLSAEKAAMGYKDPTSGEQLSLFQAIKKGFVTKDHGIHLLDVQLATGGIIDPLKKHRVPVEVAYKRGHFDDDTYKLLLTQTDDVKGFFDPNMKENVTYEQLLERSVIDVHSGLYLTPVFDNPEDAQKTTHSFIDYKTKMILDGIKLTLTFGKFKGQLVSLWQVLFSEYFSVQLRQTFIDSYKAGSISLDELSRKVEAEIKHAVSSTKVTFEGLRESVTPGQLLESEIIDKNLFDKLQQGEASAKDVVNIDTVKKYLQGTGSIGGLILADTQEKISIYQAKRKGFLRPGTSLILLEAQAATGYIIDPVKNKKHSVDEALKSNIIGPEYYEKLLSAEKSVTGYKDPYTGEKVSLFQAMNKGLIVKEHGIRLLEAQIATGGIIDPINSHRIPVEVAYKRGYFDKKMNLILTDPSDDTKGFFDPNTHENLTYLQLKEKCITEPSTNLCLLPLVSKKHQFTINDYVRDSLRNVEIFVRYGRFRGQTVSAWVLINSEYLSEWRRRELLEQFRLKKLTIEQIVIVIEEEIKKWTEIRVPALRGQVNIYDLFEYEIIEKELLEQVLEGKVTVEDVFKMNKVQKYLQGSGVLGGVIIQPSKKKVSFFEATKNNILLPSTILPLLEAQAATGYIVDPVNNQKLSVDEAFKAGVVDPQIYEKLASAEEAVTGYKDPFSGEKISLYQAMKKGLVEENHAKQLLEAQLATGGVIDPIHGFHLPDSVAKKHGYLSEELLEDLSHSTDDTKSFYDPTTKEKVTYSELLSRSHQDESTGLYLLQLPQNFAEVPVQNIYSDEEIRQLLKTTRIEERNVTVWDLIHSGFFTEEQRFEILEKFKAKKITLQELITEILQIVRMNEIKKTTHIYFQGLRGKVPVVWLLDLGIITQKMFDELIQGVRSVEEISQIDEVKKSLQGTGSISGVYLPSTKEKLSIYQALKKNLLLPANAIMLLEAQAATGFVIDPEKNDKYTVDDAVKAGVVGPELHEKLLTAESAVSGYTDPYTGNKISLGQAIQKKLIPHKEGIPLLQAQLATGGIIDPLHCHYVPLQQAYKFSFLDEEISKQTTNQVLYVDPNTKEKISYEQLKERCYNDPETGLLLLPLSETAAFYAEGHIIDVFKSCTVTPTAGRFKGQTVSLWELLNSEYVSADKLKEFLLKYKTSSSEALQEIIRTITTIFEETDAASTQIKFKGLRKQVSASDLFQSEVIDKKTLDELNLGKKTIDEVTEMDAVKRYLEGTNSIAGVLLQATNKKMSIYEAMLKGILRPGTALVLLEAQAATGFIIDPVKNEKLSVDEAFAKGLIGSDVHAKLLSAEQAVTGYTDPYDEKRISLFQAMQKYLIVESHGIRLLEAQIATGGIIDPVHSHRVPVEVAYKRGYFNEDMNTILTDPSDDTKGFFDPNTHENLTYMQLVERCIQDPETGLYLLQVVKRGENYFYITEKMKADLQSRSIGLPFGRFANQTVSIWEILTSHYITDLKRRELVRLYTLGVLSIEQLISSITTVIEEYESNISNLKLKGIRGEVSATDLYNADIIDRKTLNDLKEGKISVEAVSEMDSVKRYLKGTSCIAGVLSLPTNEMLSIFEAINRGILSKDIGLILLQAQAATGHLIDPIKNQVLSISDAVSQGLANADVQEQLEIAERAVSGFKDRKSGNTFSLFQAIKKGIVPKGQGISLLDVQLATGGVVDPVYGHRLPLHVAYQRAHLDEDFYLLISDSEKKGFVDPNTHERITYKNLLERCVKDQKNGLYLLPLTEKHDDYFFIDEPTKNLLVETHVTMNSGKFKGQDISLWELLSSSYISEEKRKQLIKVYKTNTSSTLKDIISAIISTIEEKEKGQTDIWFQGLRKQVTAAELLDAEIINQDTLDGLKKDLQTVNEVANIDSIRRYLEGTSCIAGVLMPSKLDPTKKEKVNIYNAMLRRVLRPGTALVLLEAQAGTGFVIDCIQNRRLSVDEALSAGVIGYEIYDKLLSAERGVTGYKDPYTGEKISLFQAIQKDLIVKEHGIRLLEAQIATGGIIDPVHSHRVPVKVAYKRGFFDEEMNQILSDPSDDTKGFFDPNTHENLTYLQLLQRCTQDPDTGLYLLELKDSKFSPAQIQNKLQSSFIQVAVGELQGKNVSIWELLNSKYFSAEKREELLKKFESGTLTIEEIMAITIKILNETEQTLSHEETEVRQADTTDSTDSEDKIMTWLQTEKVDMSVGDFKGQRVSVWDLLNSRYISQEKLKEILEKIQSGTLTIQEIITILITIITEMETTEVVQKSSPVPVNQLEKSDHFVEDDEIEKALRNISIQVTKGQYGGQEVSVWDMLNSRYIPKDIKQELLEEYKLTIQDIVELVVHSIKETEQQRKLKPEYNLKVEVYNVLKTVQIEVTEGEFKGQKHSVWDLLNSRYFSEEKRRELLEQFNSGTISIDELSTTITTVIKETEERSKKLKFKGLRRQVTATELLTSEIIDQNTLRELAQGQKTVEEVTQMDSVKRYLEGTSSIAGVLVPSPRDPTKKNRMSIYDAMLKNILRPGTALVLLEAQAATGFVIDPVKNKKLSVDEASTAGLIGHELHAKLLSAEKAVTGYTDPYTGDKISLFQAIQKDLIVKDHGIRLLEAQIATGGIMDPVHSHRVPVEVAYKRGYFDEEMNQILSDPSDDTKGFFDPNTHENLTYLQLLSRCVQDPETGLYMLTMKDKQTILAEKAFEISLQSLNVQIDVGQYKGQTVSSWELLYSKYFTEEKRQLLLNKYKSKTITVEEFISSIKLAVQEWEEQDRSQTVDGLSQGEADKDVTEDKKKRLQSEFVEITKGKLQGQKLSVWDLLNSDNIEVGKKDEFLQKYFSGVLPLEEIVKIINTIITERDKRDTTIAKKEVYDNSVSKPLQNQQADTLEDHKALSAFTVHIEAEEFQGKQVSLWEVLHSKYISNDSRNIQLRKHQDTVEKLKQRIMKLIEDAETKTGMEVQQKLELKFVEVNTGEFKGQKVSLWSLLHSKYITEEKRNELLEKYKSGTLTADEILKIILTIIEETEKRREMKFKGLRRQVTASELLQSEIIDQKTLDELTQGSKTVEEVTQMDSVKKYLEGSNSISGVFVTSKTDPSQRKKLTIYDAMIKGILRRGTALILLEAQAATGFVIDPIQNKKFSVEEALTAGLIGYDIYDKLLSAERGVTGFNDPYTGGKISLFQAMKKDLIVKDHGIRLLEAQIATGGIIDPVHSHRVPVEVAYKRGYFDEEMNQILSDPSDDTKGFFDPNTHENLTYLQLLQRCVQDPETGLYMLDVNVNKVSPIQTGKENILKTKNIRVTHTQFQDRDVSIWELLNSAFISAEKREELLKKFNSGTLSIDELITIVIKLITETVPAADTTDSADKNTLLQSEMVDVSVGDFKGQHVSVWELLNSQYITEEKRKEILEKYNNGALTIQEIITILLAIINESEVKKTKGVLQSSATPVQQPVHPEPSLQEDEIRKALQNINIYVRKGEYAGREVSVWDLLHSRYISEEKKQELLGNYKLTLEDIIRLVSQSIEEGDQKSSQSPQIKYNLKDETFSALQTIQIEITEGEFKDQKQSVWHLLNSKYFSEEKRCDLLEKLNSGTLSMDELIKIIITIIKETEERSRSLKFKGLRRQVTASELLSSEIIDQNTLRELAQGQKTVQEVTQMDNVKRYLEGTSCIAGVLVPSPRDPSRKDKMSIYDAMLKNILRPGTALVLLEAQAATGFVIDPVKNKKLSVDEAATAGLIGHELHAKLLSAEKAVTGYTDPYTGDKISLFQAIQKDLIVKDHGIRLLEAQIATGGIIDPVHSHRVPVEVAYKRGYFDEEMNQILSDPSDDTKGFFDPNTHENLTYLQLLSRCVQDPETGLYMLTMKDKQTILAEKAFEISLQSLNVQIELGQYKGQTVSFWELLYSKYFTEEKRQLLLNKYKSKTITVQEFISSIKSAIEEWEQGGSQAVNGFSQKEAAKNITEENKKSHLQSELVEITKGKLQGQKLSVWDLLNSKYIKESKKEEILQKYFSGDLPLEEIIRIITVIITEVEEKEGTTQKTTISKTEGTVNKAADELQRALNAIVVNVKSSHLQKEKISLWDILHSDYLPDDKRNDQLIKHKLAVDNVKQVIVSLIEDSETKKSNDSQQDLDGKLAEINVGEFKGQKVSLWFLLHSKYITEEKRNELLEKYKSGTLTPDEILKIILIIIEDTEKRRELKFKGLRRQVTASELLQSEIIDQRSLDELTQGSKTVEEVTQMDSVKRYLEGSNSIAGVFVTSIIDPSQRKKLTIYDAMLKRILRPGTALILLEAQAATGFVIDPIQNKKLSVEEALAAGLIGHDIYDKLLSAERGVTGYNDPYTGGKISLFQAMKKDLIVKDHGIRLLEAQIATGGIIDPVHSHRVPVEVAYKRGYFD